CTCAGTCGTTCGTGCGATGATGGGGCAGGCGAAACTCACGACCATTGTCGCCGATTCATCCAAGTTCGGCAGAACCGCTTTGGTCGAGGTCTGCAAGCTCTCCGCGGTTCACCGTGTGGTCACGGACACCATGCCGGATTCGGCCATCTCGGCCGCCTTGAGGCGCAAGAACGTCGAGCTGATCTGCCCGGCCTAGAGCATCGGACCGAAAAGTGGAATCCACTTTTCGGACGAATCCGGTGCGTCATCCAAGAGATAGACCGCCACTTTGCGTCCGATAGGACGCACGGCGATCTAGTCCCCTTGCGATACGGCGGAACGGATGGCACGGCCCAGATATGTGACCTCCTCCCGCACAACTGCGCTCTGTTCGATCGCGCGAATGAAGCCGTGGATCGAGCCTGGGACGCAGCGCAGCTCGGTCGGCGTGCCGGCGGCCGCAAGCGCTTCCGCGTAACGATTGCCCTCGTCCCGCAGGGGATCATGCTCGGCCGTGATCACGAGCGCCGGCGCCAAACCCGAAAGATTCCTGGAAATGGTGGGGCGGGCATAGGGATCGGCGAGGCTCAGATCTCCGGCGAGGTAGTCCTTCCAGAAACCCATCATCTGGGTCCGGCCGAGGAATGGATCGTGGACATTGCCGAGATAGCAGGGCGTCTCGAAATCCGTGTCGAGGCATGGGAAGATCAGATATTGAAGCTGGATCGGCGGC
This sequence is a window from Bosea vestrisii. Protein-coding genes within it:
- a CDS encoding alpha/beta hydrolase; protein product: MAPACPEGMQIRNRFIDAPGRQIGLRIYRPENHVPGAAAVFFHGGGFVSGSIFTHDVYGISIAQAAGVQVFSVNYRLAPENPYPAAFEDAYFAVQWLAENGAIFDVDPGRIVVGGDSAGGNLAAACAIKARDASGPPIQLQYLIFPCLDTDFETPCYLGNVHDPFLGRTQMMGFWKDYLAGDLSLADPYARPTISRNLSGLAPALVITAEHDPLRDEGNRYAEALAAAGTPTELRCVPGSIHGFIRAIEQSAVVREEVTYLGRAIRSAVSQGD